In Paenarthrobacter sp. GOM3, a single window of DNA contains:
- a CDS encoding NtaA/DmoA family FMN-dependent monooxygenase (This protein belongs to a clade of FMN-dependent monooxygenases, within a broader family of flavin-dependent oxidoreductases, the luciferase-like monooxygenase (LMM) family, some of whose members use coenzyme F420 rather than FMN.), with translation MTRDIFQPSGQIQFGIFFQGVNSGTIWKADESGSQTDFESFRHIVQTAERGKFAAFFLGEGLRLREHLGRPHALDVVGRPDAQTMLAALAAVTRNIGLVATQNTTYNDPADLAHRLSSLDLISGGRAAWNVVTTDNAWTGANFRRGGYLDHADRYKHAEAFVETAKRIWDSWETATGPARHVRHEGQHYTVDVTPRLPRSAQYRPVLFQAGDSPEGRDFAARQADVIFSAHPKFDDAVEFRRDIVTRSVAAGRGANAVQIMPASEFILAATEQEAQEKKAWVRSLQIGPQQAIAYLEQFWGRELSSYDPDGPLPEIDPVVEETSETRGSGFHGAKARQLADQWRAEAKDKGLSIRGFVTSKTARIDSTFTGSYTAVADHLAEYARVGAVDGFNISPWLIPTGLDDIVNHLVPELQERGVYPTEYRGTTLRENLGLETPVRSEESVRVS, from the coding sequence CAGACCGCCGAACGCGGAAAATTCGCGGCCTTCTTCCTCGGCGAAGGATTGCGGCTGCGCGAGCACCTGGGGCGCCCCCATGCGCTGGACGTGGTGGGCCGGCCCGACGCGCAGACGATGCTCGCCGCGCTTGCGGCCGTCACCCGGAACATCGGCCTCGTTGCCACCCAAAACACCACGTACAACGATCCCGCCGACCTGGCTCACCGCTTGTCGTCGCTGGACCTGATCTCCGGCGGCCGGGCCGCGTGGAACGTGGTGACCACGGACAACGCCTGGACCGGAGCCAACTTCCGCCGGGGTGGGTACCTGGACCATGCCGACCGCTACAAGCACGCGGAAGCATTCGTCGAAACGGCCAAGCGCATCTGGGACTCGTGGGAGACAGCCACCGGTCCCGCCCGTCACGTCAGGCACGAGGGCCAGCACTACACCGTGGACGTCACGCCGCGTTTGCCGCGCAGCGCCCAGTACCGGCCGGTGCTCTTCCAAGCGGGCGACTCTCCCGAAGGCCGCGATTTCGCTGCCCGCCAAGCCGACGTGATCTTCTCGGCACACCCCAAGTTCGATGACGCCGTGGAGTTCCGGCGTGACATTGTGACGCGCTCCGTAGCTGCCGGACGCGGTGCCAATGCCGTGCAGATCATGCCCGCCAGCGAGTTCATCCTCGCCGCCACCGAGCAGGAGGCACAGGAGAAAAAGGCCTGGGTCCGCAGCCTGCAGATCGGTCCGCAGCAGGCCATCGCATACCTGGAACAGTTCTGGGGCCGGGAGCTATCCTCCTACGATCCTGACGGTCCCCTACCGGAGATCGATCCCGTGGTCGAGGAAACGTCCGAGACCCGCGGCAGTGGATTCCATGGCGCAAAAGCCCGGCAGCTCGCCGATCAGTGGCGTGCAGAGGCCAAGGACAAGGGCCTGTCCATCCGTGGGTTCGTTACGTCCAAGACGGCGCGCATCGACTCAACGTTCACGGGTTCGTACACCGCAGTGGCAGACCACCTGGCCGAGTACGCACGGGTGGGTGCCGTGGACGGGTTCAACATCTCGCCGTGGCTCATCCCCACTGGCTTGGACGACATCGTGAACCACTTGGTGCCCGAGCTCCAGGAACGCGGCGTGTACCCGACGGAGTACCGCGGGACCACGCTCCGGGAAAACCTGGGGCTTGAGACGCCGGTGCGTTCCGAAGAGTCGGTACGGGTCTCGTGA